From a single Calothrix sp. NIES-2098 genomic region:
- a CDS encoding putative two component hybrid sensor regulator produces MRNCGQVLSTKGAETVTAEVKAIIPQEIEQVLTRMGGAFVMLDREWRYTYVNDKAAELVGINRENFLGRSIWELFPEIVNSQLQAELHRAITEQVTVDFEYFSPIAHRWWENHIYPSEKGVSIFIRDITQRKIIQQYQAAQYAITNILAEATTVVEVLPKVLQSLCEHLGWQAGIFWSVDPKINELRCINTWQSSSLKIEDSREFYQCINSLDSQCLANRVLVSDRVVWEQEDRKDSELQAAIGFPIRLGSEILGIIECWSQEILEPDAELLKAIASQIAQFIKCKRTESLLSHSEARYRSLAEASASIIWIAAPWGNVVEEIPTWQAFTGQTPAKYKGWGWFDAIHPEDRQSIAAIWKEAFSTRQVAVAEYRVRRHDGEYRHMSIRGVPILDETCEIQEWVGMCVDITERKQAEAEREQLLVQLATEQTRLVESNTLLDTLFNNAPIGIGIWDENLRYVRLNQALAEINGLPQAAHLGKTVAELLPEIDARVTAAFRHVVETGESIIAQEASGETPAVPGQLRYWSVNYYPIALPNNITWVGATCEEITARKQAEVALQESETRFRLLAKNSTDMISRHTVDGMMLYISPACRTILGYEPEEMVGRFNYEFVHPEDLAEIAENYPINADLPDIYTVTHRAIHKDGHYVWLEAKVRAIHDPQTREIIEIQASSRDITQRKQEEDRQRFLAEASGILASSLDYEITLTSLAQLIVPDLADWCIVDIVDENQSVRRVATAHADPAKQQLVEQLKNYPPDLRQTEGVAEVIRSGKSQITDFISDQKMPAVSQNDRHFQLLQQLKPQSSICVPLIVGGRVLGAITLVSCGDRHDNKQNLILTEELARRAATAVDNAQLYRQAQQSRQAAEDAAIRTARLYEAEQTAREAAETANRIKDEFLAVLSHELRSPLNPILGWSNILQTQKLDEKTSAYALKTIERNARLQSELIEDLLDISRILQGKLSLNIHPVDLASVITAAMETVRLSAEAKSISIHTMREPEVGQVLGDASRLQQIIWNLLSNAVKFTPAGGRIDIRLEQMGTQAQITVSDTGKGISADFLPYVFEYFRQENSTTTRKFGGLGLGLAIVRHLVELHGGTVQAQSPGEGQGATFIVRLPIMQQRSQPDNDNKESQTALDLNGVQILLVDDDTDTRDFLSFLLADYGANVTATASAREAIAALTQSQPDILLSDIGMPEVDGWMLINQVRMLSPEQGGQIPAIAITAYAGQINAQQALKAGFNKHLAKPVEPTELVEVIAQLLNKPNEIENGK; encoded by the coding sequence GTGAGGAATTGTGGCCAAGTACTTTCAACAAAAGGAGCAGAAACTGTGACTGCTGAAGTTAAGGCAATTATCCCCCAAGAAATTGAACAAGTCTTAACTCGGATGGGCGGCGCTTTTGTTATGTTGGATCGTGAATGGCGCTATACCTATGTTAATGACAAGGCAGCTGAACTAGTTGGGATTAATCGAGAAAATTTTTTGGGTAGAAGTATTTGGGAGTTATTTCCGGAAATAGTTAATAGCCAACTGCAAGCAGAACTACATCGCGCTATCACCGAACAGGTGACAGTTGATTTTGAGTATTTTTCTCCAATAGCGCATCGCTGGTGGGAAAACCATATTTATCCCTCCGAAAAAGGCGTATCAATCTTTATTAGGGATATTACTCAACGTAAAATTATCCAACAGTATCAAGCTGCACAGTATGCAATAACTAACATTTTGGCAGAGGCGACAACTGTTGTTGAAGTTTTACCCAAGGTGCTGCAATCTCTGTGCGAACATTTAGGATGGCAAGCTGGTATTTTTTGGAGTGTAGACCCAAAAATAAATGAACTGCGTTGCATTAACACTTGGCAGTCATCCTCGTTAAAAATAGAGGATAGTCGAGAATTTTACCAATGCATAAATTCTCTTGATAGTCAATGTCTAGCAAATCGGGTTTTGGTAAGCGATCGCGTGGTTTGGGAGCAAGAGGACAGGAAAGATAGCGAATTGCAAGCGGCTATAGGATTTCCTATTCGGTTGGGTAGTGAAATTTTGGGTATAATTGAGTGTTGGAGTCAAGAAATTCTTGAACCTGATGCGGAATTGCTGAAAGCGATCGCTAGTCAAATTGCTCAGTTCATCAAGTGCAAACGCACAGAATCTCTACTCAGTCATAGCGAAGCGCGTTACCGTTCCCTAGCAGAGGCTAGTGCCTCGATAATTTGGATTGCAGCACCTTGGGGTAATGTTGTTGAAGAGATTCCTACTTGGCAGGCTTTTACAGGACAAACTCCGGCAAAATACAAAGGATGGGGTTGGTTTGACGCCATCCACCCAGAAGATCGGCAATCAATAGCGGCTATTTGGAAAGAAGCATTTTCTACACGTCAGGTTGCAGTTGCAGAGTATCGCGTGCGCCGACATGATGGCGAATATCGTCACATGAGTATACGTGGTGTACCCATACTTGATGAAACTTGTGAAATTCAAGAATGGGTAGGGATGTGCGTTGATATTACCGAACGCAAGCAAGCCGAAGCAGAACGCGAACAACTCTTGGTACAACTGGCTACAGAACAGACTCGCTTAGTTGAGAGCAATACCTTACTCGATACTCTCTTCAATAACGCGCCTATCGGTATTGGCATCTGGGACGAAAATTTGAGATATGTGCGCTTGAATCAGGCTTTAGCGGAAATTAATGGTCTACCCCAAGCAGCTCATCTCGGTAAGACCGTTGCAGAACTACTACCTGAGATAGATGCAAGAGTTACGGCAGCTTTTCGTCATGTAGTAGAGACAGGAGAATCTATTATTGCCCAAGAGGCCAGTGGTGAAACCCCTGCCGTACCCGGCCAGCTAAGGTACTGGTCGGTGAATTACTACCCGATCGCATTACCGAATAACATCACTTGGGTGGGTGCAACTTGCGAAGAAATTACTGCCCGCAAGCAAGCAGAAGTGGCACTCCAAGAAAGTGAAACTCGTTTTCGGCTACTAGCGAAAAATTCCACTGATATGATTTCACGTCATACAGTCGATGGCATGATGCTGTACATTTCTCCAGCCTGCCGCACAATTTTAGGCTATGAACCAGAGGAAATGGTCGGTCGTTTTAACTATGAGTTTGTGCATCCAGAAGATTTGGCTGAGATTGCTGAGAATTATCCAATCAACGCAGATTTACCAGATATTTATACCGTAACCCATCGAGCTATTCACAAAGATGGACATTATGTTTGGTTGGAAGCCAAGGTTCGCGCTATTCACGATCCGCAAACTAGAGAAATTATCGAAATCCAAGCATCTTCTCGCGATATTACACAGCGCAAACAAGAGGAAGACAGACAGCGCTTTTTGGCTGAAGCTAGCGGTATTTTAGCTTCATCACTAGACTATGAAATTACTTTAACTAGTTTGGCACAGCTAATAGTGCCCGATCTTGCTGATTGGTGCATAGTTGATATTGTTGATGAAAATCAATCAGTGCGTCGGGTAGCAACAGCCCATGCCGATCCAGCAAAACAGCAATTGGTAGAACAGTTAAAAAATTATCCTCCTGATTTAAGACAAACTGAAGGTGTTGCAGAGGTCATTCGTTCTGGTAAGTCACAAATTACTGATTTTATCTCTGACCAAAAAATGCCAGCAGTTAGCCAAAACGATCGCCATTTCCAACTTTTACAGCAGCTAAAGCCGCAATCTAGTATATGCGTACCGCTGATCGTTGGGGGACGGGTATTGGGAGCAATAACTTTAGTATCTTGTGGAGATCGCCATGACAACAAGCAAAACCTGATATTAACTGAGGAATTAGCTCGGCGTGCGGCTACAGCCGTGGATAATGCACAACTCTACAGACAAGCACAACAATCCCGACAAGCAGCGGAAGATGCTGCCATCCGTACTGCTCGTCTTTATGAGGCCGAACAAACTGCACGGGAAGCCGCAGAAACAGCTAACCGAATTAAGGATGAATTTTTGGCTGTTCTCTCCCATGAATTGCGATCGCCTCTGAATCCGATTTTAGGGTGGTCAAATATACTTCAAACTCAAAAACTCGACGAAAAAACCAGCGCTTATGCACTGAAAACCATTGAGCGTAATGCTAGGTTACAGTCTGAACTGATAGAAGATTTGCTAGATATCTCCCGGATTCTGCAAGGTAAACTGAGCTTGAATATTCACCCAGTCGATTTGGCATCTGTAATTACTGCTGCAATGGAGACAGTCAGACTATCAGCAGAAGCCAAGTCAATTTCCATACATACAATGCGAGAACCGGAAGTTGGGCAAGTTTTAGGCGATGCTAGCCGTTTACAGCAAATTATCTGGAATTTACTTTCCAATGCCGTTAAGTTTACACCCGCAGGCGGGCGAATAGATATTCGATTAGAACAGATGGGTACTCAAGCGCAAATTACAGTTAGCGACACAGGTAAAGGTATCAGTGCCGATTTCCTACCCTATGTGTTTGAATATTTCCGCCAAGAGAACAGTACCACCACCAGAAAGTTTGGCGGTTTGGGCTTAGGGTTGGCAATCGTCCGTCATTTAGTCGAACTGCATGGGGGGACAGTCCAAGCCCAAAGTCCAGGTGAAGGACAGGGGGCAACTTTTATTGTCAGACTCCCAATCATGCAACAGCGATCGCAGCCAGACAATGACAATAAAGAATCTCAGACAGCTTTAGATTTAAATGGCGTACAGATTTTATTGGTAGATGACGATACAGATACCAGGGATTTTCTCAGCTTTCTGTTAGCAGATTATGGGGCTAATGTCACGGCTACAGCATCAGCTAGGGAAGCAATAGCAGCTTTAACTCAGTCCCAGCCAGATATCCTGTTAAGCGACATTGGGATGCCAGAAGTTGATGGCTGGATGTTAATTAACCAGGTGAGAATGTTGTCGCCAGAACAAGGGGGTCAAATTCCGGCGATCGCAATTACTGCCTATGCTGGACAAATCAACGCCCAGCAAGCGCTAAAAGCCGGATTTAACAAGCATCTTGCCAAACCAGTTGAGCCAACTGAGTTAGTAGAGGTGATTGCTCAGTTGCTCAACAAGCCAAACGAAATTGAAAATGGCAAATAA
- a CDS encoding multi-sensor hybrid histidine kinase — MTEILQVILLVDESLQEREIYRRYLLRDQLHTYQILEAETGKQALLLCQQQFPDVIVIDYLLPDMDGLEFLSDLKIRLDLSNLPVIMLTDQGNEQIALQAMKNGAAEYLIKKNITAVSFRLAIQKVLEKTRLIEQLEKSEKLYRSLVESQTDLIVRMDMNGRLTFANAVAGEIFGFKADEFFGQCLLEFVHPEDLPDVMANIQSLTSPPYRLTTKEQRGFTVNGIRWFQWEVAAIRNQEGQVIELQAVGRDVTKRKQAEQKIHEQAALIDISPDAIFVRNLDYQILFWSKGAERLYGWTSAEILGKESHEFLYKQTSPQIKEAFRTVVEQGEWCGDLNKMTKSGQELTVSSRWTLMYSEDGQPESILTVDTDITEKKRLEQQFYRAQRLESLGILASGIAHDLNNILSPILTVAQLLLCKLPSLDEKNRQLLKILEHNSKRGAELVKQITSFARGSQGKQVPLQIRHLLKEIEQIISSTFSKSIEICTDIPTQNLLTVWADPTQIHQVLMNLCVNAYDAMPDGGILSISAENFFVDEAYARMNLEAKVGSYVLIAVSDTGSGIPKNLLERIFEPFFTTKELSKGTGLGLSTAIGIVKNHRGFVTVDSEVGKGSQFNVYLPAIEQLATQEIDDCDLPRGNDELVLVVDDEDSIQEVTKTLLEDYNYKTISASNGVEAISVYTKYRDEISLVLMDIQMPSIDGLMAIRVIQQINPSVKIIAISGFSANSKLLEVNSIGVQAFLLKPYTINKLLETIQSVLKPAS; from the coding sequence ATGACTGAAATTTTGCAAGTAATTTTACTAGTTGACGAGTCTTTACAAGAGCGAGAAATCTACCGACGCTATCTGTTACGAGATCAGCTACATACTTATCAAATTTTAGAGGCAGAAACTGGTAAACAAGCACTTTTATTATGTCAGCAGCAATTTCCTGATGTAATTGTTATAGATTACTTACTGCCAGATATGGATGGGCTGGAGTTTCTGAGCGATCTCAAGATTCGATTAGATTTGTCAAATCTACCAGTCATCATGCTGACAGATCAAGGAAATGAACAGATAGCATTACAGGCGATGAAAAATGGTGCTGCTGAATATTTGATCAAAAAAAATATCACAGCAGTAAGTTTTCGCCTTGCAATCCAAAAAGTATTAGAGAAAACACGCTTGATTGAACAGCTTGAAAAAAGCGAAAAACTCTATCGCAGCCTAGTTGAGAGTCAAACCGATCTCATTGTACGCATGGATATGAATGGTCGGTTAACCTTTGCTAATGCAGTTGCGGGGGAAATATTTGGGTTTAAAGCGGATGAATTTTTCGGTCAGTGCCTACTGGAGTTTGTCCATCCAGAAGATTTACCTGATGTCATGGCAAATATTCAATCCTTGACATCGCCACCTTATCGCTTAACGACAAAAGAGCAACGGGGATTCACAGTTAATGGTATCCGCTGGTTTCAATGGGAAGTTGCTGCTATCCGCAATCAGGAAGGGCAAGTCATCGAACTACAAGCAGTTGGTAGAGATGTCACTAAGCGCAAACAAGCAGAACAGAAAATACACGAACAAGCTGCCTTAATTGATATTTCGCCAGATGCAATTTTTGTCCGCAATTTAGATTACCAAATCTTGTTTTGGAGTAAAGGTGCTGAACGCTTGTATGGCTGGACATCTGCCGAAATTCTTGGTAAAGAATCTCACGAATTTTTATATAAGCAAACATCGCCTCAAATCAAAGAAGCTTTTAGAACTGTGGTTGAACAAGGGGAATGGTGCGGCGATCTCAATAAAATGACTAAATCTGGGCAAGAATTAACCGTTTCTAGCCGTTGGACTCTGATGTACTCCGAAGACGGACAACCAGAATCTATTCTTACCGTTGATACAGATATCACAGAGAAAAAACGACTTGAGCAACAGTTTTATCGCGCACAACGCTTAGAGAGTCTTGGCATTTTAGCAAGTGGTATTGCCCACGATTTAAATAATATACTTTCGCCTATTTTGACAGTTGCCCAACTGCTACTATGTAAACTTCCCAGCCTGGATGAAAAAAATCGCCAGTTACTAAAAATTTTAGAACATAACTCTAAACGCGGTGCTGAATTAGTTAAGCAAATCACATCTTTTGCACGAGGTTCGCAAGGTAAACAAGTTCCTTTACAAATTAGGCACTTGCTTAAGGAAATTGAGCAGATTATCAGCAGTACATTTTCCAAATCAATTGAAATTTGCACTGATATTCCAACACAAAATCTGTTAACAGTCTGGGCAGATCCAACTCAAATACATCAAGTGTTAATGAATCTGTGTGTCAATGCTTATGATGCCATGCCTGATGGTGGTATCCTCAGCATTTCCGCTGAAAACTTTTTTGTTGATGAAGCTTATGCCAGGATGAATTTGGAGGCGAAAGTAGGTTCCTATGTCCTGATTGCTGTATCAGATACAGGATCTGGCATACCAAAAAATCTTTTAGAACGCATTTTTGAACCATTTTTCACCACTAAAGAACTTAGTAAAGGCACTGGATTAGGGCTTTCCACTGCGATCGGGATCGTCAAAAACCACCGTGGTTTTGTGACAGTAGATAGCGAAGTTGGTAAGGGAAGTCAATTTAATGTTTACTTACCTGCAATTGAGCAATTGGCAACACAAGAAATTGATGATTGCGATCTACCTAGAGGTAATGATGAATTAGTTTTGGTTGTGGATGATGAAGACTCAATTCAAGAGGTTACTAAAACCTTACTAGAAGACTACAATTACAAAACCATCAGCGCTAGTAATGGTGTAGAAGCTATCTCTGTTTACACTAAGTATAGAGATGAAATCAGCTTAGTATTGATGGATATACAGATGCCGTCCATAGATGGTTTAATGGCGATTAGGGTCATACAACAAATTAATCCATCCGTCAAAATTATTGCTATCAGCGGATTCTCAGCCAACAGCAAACTTTTAGAAGTTAATAGTATTGGTGTGCAAGCCTTTTTACTAAAACCCTATACTATTAACAAATTACTAGAGACGATTCAAAGTGTGTTAAAACCAGCTAGTTGA